GCAACGAGAAACCAAAAACAAAAAACCAATCCATTTGATTGAAGATGCCGCCCAGGCCATTGGCGCCGAGTACAAAGGACACCGCGCCGGCTCCCTTGGAGACTACGGATGTTTTTCCTTTTTTCCTTCCAAAAACCTTGGCGGTGCCGGTGATGGCGGTATGGTCACATGCCAGGACAAAGACAAGGCAGAGAAGCTGCAGATTTTCCGCTCCCACGGTTCCAGACCCAAATATTTTCACAAATGGATCGGCGGCAACTTTCGGCTGGACGCTCTGCAGGCTGCGGTGCTGCGGGTCAAGCTCAACCACCTGGACGCCTGGACAGCCAAACGCCAGCATAACGCTGCAAGATACAACCGGCTCTTTGCGGCATCCGGTCTTGAGATAGCATTTACAGCGGATGTTGATTGGGCATCTTATGACCGTCCCCAAGTTGTTCTGCCTTCTGCCGTTCAGGACCGACATATCTACAATCAGTACGTCATCCGGGTTCAGAACAGGGATGGATTACGCGCCTTTTTGAAGGACAATGGCATCGGCAATGAAGTCTATTATCCGGTTTCGCTGCATATGCAGGAGTGTTTTTCGTATCTTGGATATGGAGAAGGTGATCTTCCGCAGAGCGAGCAGGCCGCGCAAGAAACCGTTGCATTGCCGGTGTATCCGGAACTGAATGATGCAATGGCTGAGCAGGTGATAGAAAAGGTTAAGGCGTTTTTAGTTGAGCAAAAGATTTAGCTACTGTTGGGGGGCAGACCCCGCGGCTCTTTAAAAATTTTCGACAGGTTAACTATATGAAAAAAAACAAAAGTAAGAATTTAGATGCCGCAAATAAATATAACGAAACGGAATATTGGGACACCCGATCTTCATCGAGCTATAATTACGTAAGCGTCCAAGCAACCCCATCTACCCATACCAGGCGTCTATAGGGTAGATATGAAAAAAACCTGCTCCGAACTATACGGAACAGGCTTTGTGATAGGGGCTTGGTGAGTGTTCTCAAGCGTACGCAGGCAGGGTTTCCCGGGTGAAGTTTTTGGGGAGGAGCTTTTGCAAATCCTCTTTGGTGTGCGCCGCCGGCAGCATTTCAAACAGGTGCCTGATATACGCATATGGTTCAAGCCCATTGGCTTTGGCGGTCTCGATCAGGGAAAAATAAATTGCGCTGGCACGGGCACCATTGGGAGATCCTGCGAACAGCCAGTTCTTTCTTCCTACGGCCAATGGCCTGATAGCATTTTCAGTCAGGTTGTTATCGGGACGCAGAATTCCGTCCTCGGTATAGCGGATCAATCGATCCCACTGTCCGAGGGCATAAGAGATTGCCTCGTAGAGAAGACTTTTGGGCGGAGTCGTTGAAATTCTTTCATCCAGCAATATTTTGATCTTATTCAGAATGGGGACGGCCTTTTCCTGGCGAAGCTCACGAATCTGTTCAGGAGACATTCCTTGTTCTTTGGCAAGATTTTCGAGCCGGTAAAGATCCCGGATATGATTCAGGACGGTTTGAGCCGTGCTTGCCTTGATTTTTGCTCCTTTTTTCTTTTTCAGGGGTTTGATGACCTCAAAGAATTTCCGACGGGCATGCACGAGACAGCCCAGATGCACGATACCTTCTCGGCTTCCGAGCTCGTCGTAGCCTGTATAGCCGTCTGTCTGGATATATCCGCGGTAGTCGGGACCGACGAATCGAGTCGGAACCTCCTTGGACCTTGAAGGGTCATATTGAAAGACAACAGAAGGCCTCTGCAGATCTCCTCCTCTGAAGATCCACATGTAGGATTTGGTCGTGTTTTTCTTACCTGGTTCTTTGAGTACTTGCAGCGGCGTTTCATCCATATTGATAAGAGGACCGGAGCGGATGTCCTGGATGAGAAGATCAACAAGAGGCTTGCACTGCTCGGCCACGGAGATAGCCCATGCGGCCATCGTAGATCGAGGTATTTCAGCACCCAGGCGTAGGAACTGAAGGTGCTGCCTGTAGAAAGGCAGGCCGTCGGCGAACTTGGAGATGATGATGTGTGCCATGAGTCCTGAAGTTGCGACGTCTTTGGGGATCAACTGCTCAGGGGGACGAGCGATCTTTACAGCGCCCGAGGAGTCTTCCACGCCCTCGCACTTCCGGCAGGCATATTTGGGACGGATAATGCGTATGATGCGGATAATGGCGGGGACATAGTCGAGTTTTTCAGAGACATCTTCCCCGATACGTGTCAGTTGTGCGCCACACTCGCAAATTTTTTGTTCTTCGGGGATGTCGATTATCTGTTCGATTCTGGGAATATCAGGTGACAGCTTCCTGCGGCCTTTCTTTCTACGCCGTTTATGTACTTGCACTGTTACTTCCTCTTCCTGACTATTGTCTTCAGAAGCAACAGTATTTTTCAAGAAAGGAAGAGTACACTGATCTTTTTCAAATTTTTTAATTTTTTCAGAAGAACTTCCAAATAAACTTTTTTGAAATATTAACATCTTCTTTTCTAGAAAAGAAATGTGCTGTTGAAAATCTAAAAGGATTTTCTTCAGCTCTTTAGGGTCATCTGGAAGTTCGTCGATGTTCATAACGACGAATTTACTAATAAATATACATACAAATTGCAAGTAGTTTGATAGATTATGTTATATTTTTGTAGTTTAGATCGGAATGTGCATGTACTGTAAAAGGATCAATCCCATCAAGTAGCCACAGAAGTTCTTTTCTGTTTATAGATTCTATTTGCGATTTGTTTTTTGGCCACTTGAATCGATGCTTTTCCAAACGTTTTTGCCATAGACAAAACCCATTCCTGTCCCAGTATAGAATTTTAATGATTGTCGTTGATCTATTGCAAAATACAAAGAGATGTCCGGAGAACGGATCAAGCTCAAGAACACCCTGAACCATTATGGACAGGCCGTTAATGGCTTTTCTCATATCTGTGCTTCCGGGAGCGAGATAGACTTTCGTGTCGGCTCCGAGTGGGATCATGGTACCCGCTCCAAAACCTCAAGAACCTGTTCCAGGGTTTCAGAATGAAAACCTTCATGGATATCTATACGGTATCGGCCACGTGCGTTCAGAGAAATCAACGCTGATGACTTTGCCTGCTCGGAGGATGGACCTGCGACAGAGATTGCAACGGGGATCAGTTCTTGCGGCTGAATCTTGATATGGCCAGACGCAGACAGCTCTTTTTTCCAGTATCTGAACGTTGAGATCCCCAAACCTTGATTTCGGCAGAACTCCTGCTGGGTAAGACCGCTTTTTTCCCAGGCCTCAACAGCGGCTGACCAAAAGCTGACTTTCTCTTTTCGTTTTTTGGGGATGTTACATCGGCGGGATTGGCTCATGCGTGATTCCTCCTGATTATGTTGGAAGAATCTTTATCGCACACCAATTTAGATGGGGGAAGAAGGGGTTTGCTGGACGCTTACATAATTACAAAAACGAAACTTTTTATACTACAACGCCAATTCCTTTTTACTACAAAAGAAGAAACATAGTACTAAAAAAATTTTTAAAAAATTTAACAAATTGTGTACATGTGTGTGATTTTGGTTGTGGTGATGGCTTTTATATTTCTTTTTTAAACTCAGCAAGCAAACGTTATACTCTATATGGAATTGATATTTCACAAGGAATGATCAATATAGCTCAAAAAAAATGTCCTTTCGCTAATTTTATAGTATCAAACAATGTATCCACGAATCAACAAAAATTTGATGCAGTTTATTCTATTGCTGTATTTGCACATATTCTAAGCGACGAACAAATAAAAAAATACTTAAAAATATTTACAATTCTTTACCTTCAAAAGGAAAATTTATTTTATTTGAACAGACGGGTCCGAAAAACCGATCTGGTACTACTTGGTGTAGAAGAAAATTTGATGAATATATTGAGTTCGCTATACAAAATAATTTTTATCTTTATGATTATTACTTCATTTGTTTCCCTGCTCATCGTTTTTTTGAAAAAAAAAAAAAAAAATCGTTCCTTTGATTTTTAAATTTTTTTATAAAGGAAAAAATCACAAAGAACGATGCATAAATGCCAATCGGTCACCTCTTTTTAGATTTATAAGTCATATCTTTTTATTACTGTCCGGCAATGGACTTGGTCATGACCCTAGAAAAAAAGAAGGTAACACACTGTATATTTTTAAAAAACCATAAAAATTCATGAAAACAAAACACAACATTCCAGTAATCATTTTTGGAAGCCATATTGCCGCATATGGTGCTATAAAAGGGTTCATTACTAAAAAAGTTACTATATATATTGTTTGTCCTACAGGAAAAGGCATCGCAACGAAATCAAGATTTGTAAAAAAAACGTTAGTACTAGACCCAGACGACCCTCTTTTTATCAGTAAGGTATCAAATTTTTTGCATGAAATCGGAGGACATGCTGTTGCGATGGTTGCCGGAACGGACGAGTATCTAGATATACTATCTCAAAATATCGACAAATTCCCTGAAGGACTAAAATTTACCTTTTCAGACTGGAATATAGTTTCACAAGTTAGGCGTAAAATATTAACATACAAAAAATGTGAAGAGCTCGGCATTGGTTACCCTAAAACATTTTATATTCGGTCTAAAAATGAATTACTAAAAAACATCAGTGATATTGAAAAGATATTGCCTGTAATTTTAAAATCAGAAAAATCCAGCAAGCTTTTAAAAGAATATCATTTGAAAGGGGTTATCGCGCACTCTTCCGATGATATTTTGAGAGCATATCATAAATATTCTGGTTTTTATAACGAATTATTAATTTCCGAGTATATCCCTGGAGACGAGAGTTCTTTGGTAAACTTAATAGGAGTGAGCGACCGCAAAGGAGATTCGGTCGAAATTTTCATGAATAGAAAGGTAAGAATAGCTAGAGAATTCCTTTCGTGCACTTTAATGGAAGATTACTATTCGAATGAACTTTTGCAACAAAGTGTAATGTTAATAAAAGGGATGAAATATTTTGGTTATTTTAACCCTGAATTTAAAATCGACCCTCGCGACGGGCAGTTAAAACTAATGGAAATAAATGGCCGTATCACCCTTTCTAATTCACATGCCCTTTTAGCGGGGTTAAATTTGCCATATGCAATGTATTTGGTAGCTCTTGATTCATATCCTAATGAGCTTAAAATTTATCGCCAACGAGGAAGACTCCTTTGGTGGGAACCTCTAGGTGACATTGTTTCATCTCTAAAAATGATAAAACATAACAAATTGAACATATTTTCATTCTTTAAAAGCTTGGTTGCAACTAAATATATTTTCGAACCATTTTGTATAAAAGATCCATGGGTAGGGTTTTTATGGTTAGGCCATTTTGCACTTCATGCAATTAAAAAATTGATTAAAATATGAAACCGATAGCAGTGATTGGAGCAGGAAATTCAGGATTGGCGATGGCTGCGCATTTAGCGTTAGAAGGTCATCCGGTTCATCTTTGGAACCGAACAGAAAAAAATATCTCTCAGCTATCTAGGACAAAAACGATACATTGTTCAGGGGTAATATCAGGTAAAGCTAAAATCAAACTCGTAACGGATAATTTATGTCGAGCATTGGAAGGAGTCGAACTGATCCTCATAACAACTCCAGCGAATTCTCACAGACAACTGGCTCAACAGCTATCTCCATTTATTCAATCCGACCACAAAATTTTATTAAATCCTGGAAGAACTTTTGGAGCTTTAGAATTTGAATATATTTTTAAAAAAAATCTAAACAAAAAAAATATTCCTATAGCGGAATCTCAAACAATTATATATACATGTAGAAAAACAAATGAAGATTCTGTTAACATCTTAGCATTCAAGCAGCCCGTATGGATTGCGTCTAAATGCCGAGATCAATCAGAAGAAATTATTCAGAGCCTGCCCTTTTGCTTAAGACAACACTTTATCCCGATAGATTCTTTATTAAAAACATCCCTTGGAAATGTAGGGCCCGTTTTGCATTGCGCGCCAGTCTTACTCAATACAGGATGGATAGAAAATAAAAAAACAATATTTAAATATTATTACGATGGAATAACAATAACGATCGCTAATTATATCGAAAAAATTGACGAGATTCGTGTCGGGATAGGTCGCAATATAGGAGTTGAATTGGAGGATGTAGCAACATGGATGCAAAGAAGCTATCAAGTTAAGGGAGATAATCTTTTTCAATGTATCCAAAATAATAACTTCTACAAGACAATTGATGCTCCTCAAAATCTTCATCACCGTTATCTATTCGAAGATATTCCGTGTGGGCTAGTACCTTTTGAGGATCTAGGAATAGCCCTGGGAGTCAACGTTTCACTAATTACCCACCTCATCAATTTTGCTTGTTCGTTGATGAATTTTGATTTCAGGAAAAATGGCCGAACCCTTGACCGCATAGGAATTTCCAAGCGGGCTCTCAATGACCTTAAATAACAATTCATACCAACATAAAATTTTTTTTGGTGCTCTTTTCATGCTAACCGGAGGGCTGGGGAAAAACATAATTGCCTTCGGTGTTAATTTGATTCTAGCACGCCTTTTAACTCCTAGTGATTTTGGATCTGTTGCTATTGTTGTATCCATAATTAGCATTTTGAAAATATTTGCAGAACTTGGCACCTCTGTAGCGCTTGTTCAAAGAAAAACCATTACTCTGAAAATAAAAGACAGTGCCTTTACAGCTACACTTGTTGTAACGTTAACTTTTATTATCATTCTCTGGATAT
The window above is part of the Desulfoplanes formicivorans genome. Proteins encoded here:
- a CDS encoding DegT/DnrJ/EryC1/StrS family aminotransferase, giving the protein MNIPLLDLKAQYATIKDEIDAAVADVFASQYFINGPKVAELEKAVAAYSQCAHACGVSSGSDALLIALMVEGIGAGDEVITTPYTFFATAGAIARVGATPVFVDIDPVTYNIDPEKIPAAITDRTRAIIPVHLYGQMADMTPILDLVKSVNLQRETKNKKPIHLIEDAAQAIGAEYKGHRAGSLGDYGCFSFFPSKNLGGAGDGGMVTCQDKDKAEKLQIFRSHGSRPKYFHKWIGGNFRLDALQAAVLRVKLNHLDAWTAKRQHNAARYNRLFAASGLEIAFTADVDWASYDRPQVVLPSAVQDRHIYNQYVIRVQNRDGLRAFLKDNGIGNEVYYPVSLHMQECFSYLGYGEGDLPQSEQAAQETVALPVYPELNDAMAEQVIEKVKAFLVEQKI
- the tnpC gene encoding IS66 family transposase, with the translated sequence MNIDELPDDPKELKKILLDFQQHISFLEKKMLIFQKSLFGSSSEKIKKFEKDQCTLPFLKNTVASEDNSQEEEVTVQVHKRRRKKGRRKLSPDIPRIEQIIDIPEEQKICECGAQLTRIGEDVSEKLDYVPAIIRIIRIIRPKYACRKCEGVEDSSGAVKIARPPEQLIPKDVATSGLMAHIIISKFADGLPFYRQHLQFLRLGAEIPRSTMAAWAISVAEQCKPLVDLLIQDIRSGPLINMDETPLQVLKEPGKKNTTKSYMWIFRGGDLQRPSVVFQYDPSRSKEVPTRFVGPDYRGYIQTDGYTGYDELGSREGIVHLGCLVHARRKFFEVIKPLKKKKGAKIKASTAQTVLNHIRDLYRLENLAKEQGMSPEQIRELRQEKAVPILNKIKILLDERISTTPPKSLLYEAISYALGQWDRLIRYTEDGILRPDNNLTENAIRPLAVGRKNWLFAGSPNGARASAIYFSLIETAKANGLEPYAYIRHLFEMLPAAHTKEDLQKLLPKNFTRETLPAYA
- the tnpB gene encoding IS66 family insertion sequence element accessory protein TnpB (TnpB, as the term is used for proteins encoded by IS66 family insertion elements, is considered an accessory protein, since TnpC, encoded by a neighboring gene, is a DDE family transposase.); the protein is MIPLGADTKVYLAPGSTDMRKAINGLSIMVQGVLELDPFSGHLFVFCNRSTTIIKILYWDRNGFCLWQKRLEKHRFKWPKNKSQIESINRKELLWLLDGIDPFTVHAHSDLNYKNIT
- the tnpA gene encoding IS66 family insertion sequence element accessory protein TnpA, whose protein sequence is MSQSRRCNIPKKRKEKVSFWSAAVEAWEKSGLTQQEFCRNQGLGISTFRYWKKELSASGHIKIQPQELIPVAISVAGPSSEQAKSSALISLNARGRYRIDIHEGFHSETLEQVLEVLERVP
- a CDS encoding class I SAM-dependent methyltransferase, translated to MIPPDYVGRIFIAHQFRWGKKGFAGRLHNYKNETFYTTTPIPFYYKRRNIVLKKFLKNLTNCVHVCDFGCGDGFYISFLNSASKRYTLYGIDISQGMINIAQKKCPFANFIVSNNVSTNQQKFDAVYSIAVFAHILSDEQIKKYLKIFTILYLQKENLFYLNRRVRKTDLVLLGVEENLMNILSSLYKIIFIFMIITSFVSLLIVFLKKKKKNRSFDF
- a CDS encoding carboxylate--amine ligase — encoded protein: MKTKHNIPVIIFGSHIAAYGAIKGFITKKVTIYIVCPTGKGIATKSRFVKKTLVLDPDDPLFISKVSNFLHEIGGHAVAMVAGTDEYLDILSQNIDKFPEGLKFTFSDWNIVSQVRRKILTYKKCEELGIGYPKTFYIRSKNELLKNISDIEKILPVILKSEKSSKLLKEYHLKGVIAHSSDDILRAYHKYSGFYNELLISEYIPGDESSLVNLIGVSDRKGDSVEIFMNRKVRIAREFLSCTLMEDYYSNELLQQSVMLIKGMKYFGYFNPEFKIDPRDGQLKLMEINGRITLSNSHALLAGLNLPYAMYLVALDSYPNELKIYRQRGRLLWWEPLGDIVSSLKMIKHNKLNIFSFFKSLVATKYIFEPFCIKDPWVGFLWLGHFALHAIKKLIKI
- a CDS encoding NAD/NADP-dependent octopine/nopaline dehydrogenase family protein, with translation MKPIAVIGAGNSGLAMAAHLALEGHPVHLWNRTEKNISQLSRTKTIHCSGVISGKAKIKLVTDNLCRALEGVELILITTPANSHRQLAQQLSPFIQSDHKILLNPGRTFGALEFEYIFKKNLNKKNIPIAESQTIIYTCRKTNEDSVNILAFKQPVWIASKCRDQSEEIIQSLPFCLRQHFIPIDSLLKTSLGNVGPVLHCAPVLLNTGWIENKKTIFKYYYDGITITIANYIEKIDEIRVGIGRNIGVELEDVATWMQRSYQVKGDNLFQCIQNNNFYKTIDAPQNLHHRYLFEDIPCGLVPFEDLGIALGVNVSLITHLINFACSLMNFDFRKNGRTLDRIGISKRALNDLK